The segment TGAAGCCATGCTTAACAATTTGGTTGGCAGAAAGGGAATCTATCTCCAACGTCAGTTCGACGGTGATCCCTGTCACACTGTGACGAAGTACATGCCACGCCTGTGTAGGGAAGCCGCCGTTCTGATTTTGGAGCAAATTACTTTCCAGCCATCTTACTGTCACCTCGTTTCGGGTCAACCATAAAACGTCGTTGaaaccaaggtgagttaaaagtTGGTTGAAACCTAGGTTGGAATAGGCTTAACCTAACTAGACTACTAGATTTTATTTTCCAAGAACCAACGTGAGATCCTGAGAAAACTTCTCAAAAAGCATATGTTGCTTTGATGCTACCCGTTAGTATGACACTTGATTTTCTTGTATTTGAACTTTCACCGGTGCAGTGTAGAGCTTTCACTAGAGCCTTCTTAAAATTAAAGGAATCTTCAGCCATCTATCAAAGCAATTTTCTCGCAGAGAATTACCAAGGCAATGCTTTATTTGTAGCTCCATAAAGGACGTTTTTACTCAAATTTACGGATTTTTTCCAGGTGTCATGCAATTTCCGTCCGGATACCGCTTCTGAAAGGAGCTTATCAGCTCAGGATCCACCAACCTGATTCCGTCCAGTTGATTTCCGAGAGTTATCCTGTAAGTGAACATTTTTCATTACATTACAACCGCTGTCACCATTGTAAAAATTGTACCTACCAGTTGGGTTGAACGTTATGCGGTCTCCCGAAAAGTTCGATCTTCCTCGTTCCTGGGCTCAACCGTTCAATAATGCCATAGATTTCGTCCGGTTTGTGACTTGTCGCTCGCACTTCAGCCACAATAACGTCGCAATCCAATCCACGGTTCAGGTTCGGCGGGTTTCCCTTCATTCCAACCAGACAGTGTTCCTTGCCATGATTCAACCAATGCCCCGTTCTTCCGGTACGGATTATCCGTTGCAGCTGGTTGGTTTTAACCCAAATCAATTCGTCAACCCGTTCGTAGCCCCACAGTTTCAAACATTCACGACCCAATTCCATCGCACGGCCCGTTACCCACAGAAAGATAAGTCCATCGTCTTGCAAAGCCGGCACCCCTAGTTGTCGCATTTCATCATCGGACATGGTTCCATAGGGTAGTTCCATGTGTATATCCCAGGGTGGATCGGCCATTACTACGGCAAACTTACCAAGCACAGTCATATCGAGATAACGAAGGTCACACTGAATCCATTGAGGTGGATACAGAGTAGCGCAAGGATCGGCTGTCCTCTTAGAGAGCGAACCCTCACCCTCAAACTTAGAACCTGTATTCTGTCCTATATACGTATCAACCTCATAGTGCACGTACTTGCAAGTATCCATATGAAAACACGTATTCAAAAAACTACAATCTCCCAGCGACTCATCCGTATGCGATTGAATAATTTTCTTAAAGTGCAGCTTATTACATTGGAACTTATCTTTATCGTCAAGTTCTTTTTTGATTTCCACAATCTCAAATCCGTTGTTATCGTCACTGATAATAACGTCGTCATCGTCCTCTTTCTTCAGGTGAGCATCGTTTGCAGCTTCCAACGATCGTAAACACTCGATCCGGGTACCATGCGGACAGAATTCCATCACCTGAGCACCGCCCTGCGATTTAAACTTTTCCGCCAGCGATCGCTCCTTTGCGGTAGGCTTCGTAAGCAGTTCGAGAATCTCTTCGCCAACCTTTTTACTCTGTTTCTCCCTTGTGGAAGGCATCGAAAGCAGCGACATAATATCCGAAGTATCACTCAGCATGCTTGATTCGCCGGCTTTTTTGAGTGCGCCCTCCTCCTTGACCAAGCACCCGGACGTTAGTCGAGCCATTTTTGAATCACAGTCTTTCTCTTCCTTAATAGTTGCCTTCCGTTTGATGCTACCGTCCCGTTCGTTGTGATTGAGCTGCAAGTCCTCGTACAGCGACTGCAAGCTGCCATGCTCGGCTGAGATTACTTCGTAACCTACGACCCCTCCGATGCTAACTTCCTTCATGTTGACCAAATTCTGACCGGCCAACTTCTGTAGATAGTACAATATCGAATCGCTGGACGTTGGGCGCAGAATGCGCTTTTCAACCTGCTGTCCAATCTGTGACGAATTGGTTGGTAAAATAAAACTGCGGTCCGCCAGAACCTGAACCAGCGTTTTCTCGATCTCCG is part of the Sabethes cyaneus chromosome 2, idSabCyanKW18_F2, whole genome shotgun sequence genome and harbors:
- the LOC128735055 gene encoding N6-adenosine-methyltransferase MT-A70-like protein isoform X1, with translation MSSWEEIQAVKVKRNTLRERLVKRKKERQDLLGGSSPGPSVVGLIKTEAGNSGGDDKSKILLTAIKLEQAFVDVDTEIEKTLVQVLADRSFILPTNSSQIGQQVEKRILRPTSSDSILYYLQKLAGQNLVNMKEVSIGGVVGYEVISAEHGSLQSLYEDLQLNHNERDGSIKRKATIKEEKDCDSKMARLTSGCLVKEEGALKKAGESSMLSDTSDIMSLLSMPSTREKQSKKVGEEILELLTKPTAKERSLAEKFKSQGGAQVMEFCPHGTRIECLRSLEAANDAHLKKEDDDDVIISDDNNGFEIVEIKKELDDKDKFQCNKLHFKKIIQSHTDESLGDCSFLNTCFHMDTCKYVHYEVDTYIGQNTGSKFEGEGSLSKRTADPCATLYPPQWIQCDLRYLDMTVLGKFAVVMADPPWDIHMELPYGTMSDDEMRQLGVPALQDDGLIFLWVTGRAMELGRECLKLWGYERVDELIWVKTNQLQRIIRTGRTGHWLNHGKEHCLVGMKGNPPNLNRGLDCDVIVAEVRATSHKPDEIYGIIERLSPGTRKIELFGRPHNVQPNWITLGNQLDGIRLVDPELISSFQKRYPDGNCMTPGKNP
- the LOC128735055 gene encoding N6-adenosine-methyltransferase MT-A70-like protein isoform X2: MSSWEEIQAVKVKRNTLRERLVKRKKERQDLLGGSSPGPSVVGLIKTEAGNSGGDDKSKILLTAIKLEQDVDTEIEKTLVQVLADRSFILPTNSSQIGQQVEKRILRPTSSDSILYYLQKLAGQNLVNMKEVSIGGVVGYEVISAEHGSLQSLYEDLQLNHNERDGSIKRKATIKEEKDCDSKMARLTSGCLVKEEGALKKAGESSMLSDTSDIMSLLSMPSTREKQSKKVGEEILELLTKPTAKERSLAEKFKSQGGAQVMEFCPHGTRIECLRSLEAANDAHLKKEDDDDVIISDDNNGFEIVEIKKELDDKDKFQCNKLHFKKIIQSHTDESLGDCSFLNTCFHMDTCKYVHYEVDTYIGQNTGSKFEGEGSLSKRTADPCATLYPPQWIQCDLRYLDMTVLGKFAVVMADPPWDIHMELPYGTMSDDEMRQLGVPALQDDGLIFLWVTGRAMELGRECLKLWGYERVDELIWVKTNQLQRIIRTGRTGHWLNHGKEHCLVGMKGNPPNLNRGLDCDVIVAEVRATSHKPDEIYGIIERLSPGTRKIELFGRPHNVQPNWITLGNQLDGIRLVDPELISSFQKRYPDGNCMTPGKNP